In Campylobacter suis, the following proteins share a genomic window:
- a CDS encoding OmpA family protein, which yields MSMKKVGLFALSCLLLAGCAVKNKDAMLDAQVANEAVDESKALILFLVDSSESMLKNDLDANITRMDAAQKNLKDIVQILDLSKANLGLINFGDKCEVTNSIKATGNTNYFTAKVDNIKADGYTPLADSIKAANSIIKERNGKNVHIVLLSDGLETCGGDPKAQMSQLINDNPDAKISAFVLGYDVDDFAKNQLKDLLRGEGRYFDIADTREMSNALNAIVTQTELNSDGWEDGVYNFGINFDLNSDVIKPEFFENVQKLADYMLKTGNTMQIQGHTDSTGPDELNQALSERRANSVKNKLIELGVDPSKLSAVGYGESQPKVDNTTAQNRYINRRVEAHNVN from the coding sequence ATGAGTATGAAAAAAGTTGGGCTTTTTGCCTTAAGTTGCTTGCTTTTAGCAGGTTGTGCGGTAAAAAACAAGGATGCTATGCTAGACGCACAAGTGGCAAATGAAGCTGTTGATGAGAGCAAAGCGCTCATACTTTTCTTGGTTGATTCGTCTGAGTCGATGTTAAAAAATGACCTTGACGCAAATATCACTCGCATGGATGCAGCACAAAAAAATTTAAAAGATATAGTTCAAATTCTAGATCTTAGCAAAGCAAATTTGGGACTTATAAACTTTGGCGATAAATGTGAAGTAACAAATAGCATAAAAGCTACTGGCAACACAAACTACTTCACAGCAAAAGTTGATAACATAAAAGCAGATGGCTATACTCCGCTAGCAGATAGCATAAAAGCTGCAAATTCTATCATCAAAGAGCGTAACGGTAAAAATGTACACATAGTACTTTTAAGTGACGGACTTGAGACTTGCGGTGGTGATCCAAAAGCTCAGATGAGCCAGCTAATCAACGATAATCCAGATGCAAAGATAAGTGCTTTTGTATTGGGTTATGATGTTGATGATTTTGCTAAAAATCAGCTTAAAGATCTACTAAGAGGCGAAGGTAGATATTTTGATATTGCTGATACAAGAGAGATGTCAAATGCCCTAAACGCTATCGTAACACAAACCGAACTAAATAGTGATGGCTGGGAAGATGGGGTTTATAACTTTGGTATAAATTTTGACCTAAATAGCGATGTTATAAAGCCTGAATTTTTTGAAAATGTTCAGAAATTGGCTGATTATATGCTAAAAACTGGCAACACAATGCAAATTCAAGGTCACACAGATAGTACAGGGCCTGATGAACTAAATCAAGCGCTATCTGAAAGAAGAGCAAATTCTGTAAAAAATAAGCTTATCGAGCTTGGCGTAGATCCTAGCAAATTAAGCGCGGTTGGATATGGGGAGTCTCAGCCAAAAGTTGATAACACAACAGCCCAAAATAGATATATAAACAGACGCGTAGAAGCGCACAATGTAAACTAA
- the rsfS gene encoding ribosome silencing factor yields the protein MKDRIEAIVKILDEKKAEGIEVFDMSERNYFVKQVIIATTMGERHALSLTDDLKEKLKPAGEQFLGIESSGEWVVCDLGDMLIHLMSSEYRARYNIEEFLNKIKDNKTI from the coding sequence ATGAAAGATAGGATAGAAGCGATAGTTAAAATTCTAGACGAAAAAAAGGCTGAAGGTATCGAGGTTTTTGACATGAGTGAGCGTAATTATTTCGTAAAACAAGTCATAATAGCAACAACTATGGGCGAACGACACGCACTCTCTCTCACAGATGACTTAAAAGAAAAGCTTAAGCCAGCTGGAGAGCAGTTTTTAGGCATAGAAAGTTCTGGCGAATGGGTAGTGTGCGATCTTGGCGACATGCTCATACACCTAATGAGCTCAGAATATAGAGCTAGATACAACATCGAAGAATTTTTAAATAAGATAAAAGATAATAAAACCATTTAA
- the mqnF gene encoding aminofutalosine deaminase family hydrolase, whose protein sequence is MQILKAKFIITCDENFTIHKNACIAFDDKILSIGDESELKQRFKGANFSDLGNCIITPALINTHTHLEFSANKTQLIYGDFIAWLGSIVENGAKLACDDEIMQSSLNSMLASGVGTIGAISSFGKDLKILANSQARVVCFNEILGSNEAYAEQNFKAFNERFLQSSRYQNERFAPAISLHAPYSIHPKLAKMAIKFAKAKNLIISTHFMESLHEQRWLKNGSGKFRSHLKRFTPDPKPLYTKEGYFSMFSGVRTLFTHCVYESDFSAFESGLHSVTHCASSNRLLGKRALNLAKLKKANVSLNIGTDGLSSNISLNMFDELRNVLFTHQTSELNSMAKFIFLAATKGGAQALGLENGVLKAGKLVDIAVFAGFDEIEESALVTQLILHTKRALRLYVGGQRLI, encoded by the coding sequence AATTTCACTATCCATAAAAATGCCTGCATAGCTTTTGATGATAAAATTTTATCTATCGGCGATGAGAGTGAACTAAAACAGCGTTTTAAAGGTGCAAATTTCAGCGATCTAGGTAACTGCATCATCACTCCAGCTCTCATAAACACGCACACACACCTTGAGTTTAGTGCAAACAAAACTCAGCTAATTTATGGCGATTTTATCGCTTGGCTTGGCTCGATCGTAGAAAATGGCGCAAAGCTAGCGTGTGATGATGAGATAATGCAAAGCTCGCTAAACTCCATGCTAGCAAGCGGTGTAGGCACGATAGGAGCGATATCTAGCTTTGGCAAGGACTTAAAAATTTTAGCAAACTCACAAGCAAGAGTTGTATGTTTTAACGAAATTTTAGGCTCAAACGAGGCTTACGCAGAGCAAAATTTCAAGGCTTTCAATGAACGATTTTTACAAAGCTCTCGCTATCAAAACGAGCGTTTCGCCCCAGCCATCTCGCTTCATGCACCTTACTCCATCCATCCAAAACTAGCCAAAATGGCTATAAAATTTGCCAAAGCCAAAAATCTAATCATATCCACGCACTTTATGGAGAGCTTACACGAGCAAAGGTGGCTAAAAAATGGCTCGGGTAAGTTTAGATCACACCTTAAGCGCTTCACCCCAGATCCAAAGCCACTTTATACAAAAGAGGGCTATTTTTCGATGTTTAGCGGGGTTAGGACGCTATTTACGCACTGTGTTTACGAGAGCGATTTTAGTGCGTTTGAAAGCGGGCTTCACAGTGTCACGCACTGCGCTAGCTCAAACAGACTACTTGGCAAGCGTGCGCTAAATTTAGCCAAGCTAAAAAAAGCAAATGTAAGCCTCAATATCGGCACAGACGGGCTTAGCTCAAACATAAGCTTAAATATGTTTGACGAGCTTAGAAATGTGCTCTTTACCCATCAAACGAGCGAGCTAAATAGCATGGCAAAATTTATATTTTTAGCAGCCACAAAGGGCGGAGCGCAAGCGCTTGGGCTAGAAAATGGCGTTTTAAAGGCGGGAAAATTAGTCGACATCGCGGTATTTGCTGGCTTTGATGAGATAGAAGAGAGTGCGCTTGTAACCCAGCTCATACTTCATACAAAGCGCGCATTAAGGCTTTATGTGGGCGGACAGAGGCTTATCTAA
- the gap gene encoding type I glyceraldehyde-3-phosphate dehydrogenase, protein MSVKIAINGFGRIGRCAARIIFDRDDCELVAINDTAKRDMTRYLLKYDSVHGEFKKDVKVIDDDHIEVDGKKIRVFSTRDLNELDYAAYGVDVVLECTGKFLTTQSCEPYIQKGIKKVVMSAPAKDDTAMFVYGVNHESYAGQNIISNASCTTNCLAPVTKVLDEKFGIVKALMTTIHAYTNGQSLVDVKSKDFRRSRAAALNIGPTTTGAAKAIGKVMPSLKGKIHGQSVRVPTANVSMVDLTAVLSKAVSVDEINNAFREASKGAMKGIMIVDEDQRVSSDFCTSEYSSAIASDITQVICDDMVKVMAWYDNEWGYSARLIDMAVWAVKRG, encoded by the coding sequence ATGTCAGTAAAGATAGCTATCAATGGTTTTGGGCGTATTGGCAGGTGTGCCGCGCGTATTATTTTTGATCGTGATGACTGCGAGCTTGTAGCCATAAACGACACAGCAAAACGCGATATGACAAGGTATTTGTTAAAATACGACAGCGTTCATGGCGAGTTTAAAAAGGATGTTAAAGTTATAGATGATGATCATATAGAAGTTGATGGCAAAAAGATAAGAGTTTTTTCAACAAGGGACTTAAACGAGCTTGATTATGCCGCTTATGGTGTTGATGTCGTGCTTGAATGTACGGGTAAATTTCTCACCACGCAAAGCTGTGAGCCATATATCCAAAAGGGCATAAAAAAGGTCGTCATGAGTGCTCCAGCAAAAGATGATACTGCGATGTTTGTTTATGGGGTTAATCACGAAAGCTACGCAGGTCAAAACATCATCTCAAATGCTAGTTGCACCACAAACTGCCTAGCACCGGTTACAAAAGTGCTTGATGAAAAATTTGGTATAGTAAAGGCTTTAATGACCACTATACACGCTTACACAAATGGGCAAAGTTTGGTTGATGTAAAGTCAAAGGATTTTCGTAGAAGCCGTGCAGCAGCCCTAAATATAGGACCTACAACCACGGGTGCGGCAAAAGCTATCGGTAAAGTCATGCCAAGCCTAAAAGGCAAAATCCACGGACAAAGTGTCAGGGTGCCTACCGCAAATGTTTCTATGGTCGATCTTACTGCTGTTTTAAGCAAAGCTGTTAGCGTAGATGAGATAAATAACGCCTTTCGTGAGGCCTCAAAAGGCGCAATGAAGGGTATAATGATAGTTGATGAGGATCAGCGTGTAAGTAGTGATTTTTGCACGAGTGAGTATAGCTCAGCCATCGCTTCTGATATAACGCAGGTTATATGCGATGATATGGTGAAAGTTATGGCTTGGTATGATAATGAATGGGGCTACTCGGCTAGACTTATAGATATGGCTGTGTGGGCTGTAAAAAGGGGTTAA
- a CDS encoding ribose-phosphate pyrophosphokinase — translation MRGYKIFSGTANLEFSKKISQYLSLPLSEASIKRFSDGEISVQVGESVRGKDVFVVQPTCAPANINLMELLILTDALRRSSASSITAVVPYFGYARQDRKAAPRVPITAKLVANMMQTAGISRVVTMDLHAGQIQGFFDIPVDNLYGSMVFTDYVRSKNLPNPIVASPDVGGVSRARALAKTLDVDIVIVDKRREKANESEVMNVIGDVNGKDVILVDDMIDTAGTIVKAAKVFKERGATSVMAFCTHPVLSGAAYENLDKGYLDELVVTDTIPLKQDHSCIKVLTVAPLFGEVIRRVYHNESVNGLFV, via the coding sequence ATGAGGGGTTATAAAATCTTTTCTGGAACGGCAAATTTGGAATTTTCAAAGAAAATTTCACAGTATCTATCACTTCCGCTTAGTGAGGCTAGTATAAAGCGTTTTAGTGATGGAGAGATTAGCGTGCAAGTGGGCGAAAGTGTGCGCGGAAAGGATGTTTTTGTCGTTCAGCCGACCTGTGCCCCAGCGAACATAAATTTAATGGAACTTCTAATCCTGACAGACGCTCTTAGGAGAAGTTCTGCTAGCTCGATAACGGCGGTGGTGCCATATTTTGGCTATGCTCGCCAAGACCGCAAAGCCGCACCAAGAGTGCCAATAACTGCAAAACTTGTAGCAAACATGATGCAAACGGCTGGCATTAGCCGTGTGGTTACGATGGATTTGCATGCTGGGCAAATTCAGGGATTTTTTGATATACCAGTTGATAATCTTTATGGAAGCATGGTTTTTACTGATTATGTTAGGTCAAAAAATTTGCCAAATCCTATTGTTGCAAGCCCTGATGTAGGCGGTGTTTCTCGTGCTAGAGCGCTTGCTAAGACCCTTGATGTTGATATAGTTATCGTCGATAAGCGTCGCGAAAAGGCAAACGAAAGCGAAGTGATGAATGTCATAGGCGATGTAAATGGCAAAGATGTTATCTTGGTAGATGATATGATAGACACCGCAGGTACGATCGTAAAGGCGGCAAAGGTATTTAAAGAGCGCGGAGCTACTAGCGTTATGGCATTTTGTACGCACCCAGTTTTAAGCGGTGCAGCATATGAAAATTTAGACAAAGGTTATCTTGATGAGCTAGTCGTTACTGATACGATACCTCTAAAACAAGACCATAGTTGCATAAAAGTACTAACTGTTGCGCCACTTTTTGGTGAAGTTATACGCCGCGTCTATCATAATGAAAGTGTAAATGGACTTTTTGTGTAA
- a CDS encoding triose-phosphate isomerase yields MNSFIYAANLKCNHTRASFAEYAKVLNDGLDDEKVLIFPPFTALDDFAWAKFSIGAQNFYPCQSGAYTGEIGKAHLDEFGITSVLIGHSERRELLHEHGGVLKENDELLLSKFDFAVKNGWQVVYCIGENLWMREAGKTREILKAQLELINLSYDKLIIAYEPIWAIGSGSSASVEQITQVLDFVRTLTAAPLLYGGSVNAKNISDICHITNCNGVLVGTASWDAANFLNLIKTNEG; encoded by the coding sequence TTGAATAGTTTTATTTATGCAGCAAATTTAAAATGCAACCACACAAGGGCAAGCTTTGCTGAGTATGCAAAGGTGCTAAATGATGGCTTGGATGATGAAAAGGTGCTGATATTTCCGCCTTTTACAGCATTAGATGACTTTGCCTGGGCAAAATTTAGCATAGGAGCACAAAATTTCTACCCTTGCCAAAGTGGTGCTTATACTGGTGAGATAGGCAAGGCTCATTTAGATGAGTTTGGTATAACAAGCGTTCTTATCGGACACTCTGAGCGGCGCGAGCTTTTGCATGAGCATGGTGGAGTCTTAAAAGAAAACGATGAGCTTTTGCTTAGTAAGTTTGATTTTGCTGTCAAAAATGGCTGGCAGGTGGTTTATTGCATAGGCGAAAATTTATGGATGCGAGAGGCTGGCAAGACAAGGGAAATTTTAAAAGCACAACTTGAGCTTATAAACCTATCTTATGACAAACTAATCATCGCCTATGAGCCGATTTGGGCGATAGGATCTGGAAGTAGTGCGAGTGTAGAGCAGATAACGCAGGTGCTTGATTTTGTCCGTACATTGACCGCTGCACCGCTTCTTTACGGAGGCAGTGTAAATGCTAAAAATATTAGCGATATTTGCCATATCACAAACTGTAATGGCGTTTTGGTAGGTACTGCGAGCTGGGATGCGGCAAATTTTTTAAATTTGATAAAGACAAATGAGGGTTAA
- a CDS encoding alkylphosphonate utilization protein, with amino-acid sequence MAKDANGNELKDGDNVTLIKDLKVKGAGSTLKRGTMARNIRLSDNDKEVECRIDKMGVIVLKTEFLKKA; translated from the coding sequence ATGGCAAAAGATGCAAATGGAAACGAACTAAAAGATGGGGATAATGTAACTCTCATAAAAGATCTAAAGGTAAAAGGCGCTGGCTCAACTCTAAAGCGAGGAACAATGGCAAGAAATATACGCCTAAGCGATAATGATAAAGAAGTTGAGTGTAGGATCGATAAAATGGGCGTCATAGTCCTAAAAACAGAATTTTTAAAAAAGGCTTGA
- the ppa gene encoding inorganic diphosphatase: protein MDISKIKVGSNPDKINAVIEIPYGSNIKYEIDKDSGAVVVDRVMYSAMFYPANYGFVPNTLAADGDPADVLVLNEYPLQAGSVIPCRLIGVLVMEDESGMDEKLLAVPVSKIDPRYDNIKSLDDLPKITLDRIKNFFETYKMLEPGKWVKVKDFADAKEAEKILDEAIKNYK, encoded by the coding sequence ATGGACATTTCAAAAATCAAAGTAGGCTCAAACCCTGATAAAATCAACGCTGTCATCGAGATCCCTTACGGCTCAAACATCAAGTACGAGATAGATAAAGACAGTGGTGCTGTCGTGGTCGATCGCGTGATGTACTCAGCGATGTTTTACCCAGCAAACTACGGCTTCGTGCCAAATACCCTAGCAGCAGACGGCGATCCAGCAGATGTTTTGGTGCTAAATGAATACCCGCTTCAAGCTGGCTCAGTCATACCTTGCCGCTTGATCGGTGTTTTGGTAATGGAGGATGAGAGCGGAATGGATGAGAAGCTACTAGCGGTGCCAGTAAGCAAGATAGATCCAAGATATGACAACATCAAATCACTTGATGACCTACCAAAAATCACACTCGATCGCATTAAAAATTTCTTTGAAACTTACAAAATGCTAGAGCCTGGTAAATGGGTGAAAGTAAAGGATTTTGCTGACGCAAAAGAGGCTGAGAAAATCCTAGATGAAGCGATAAAAAACTACAAATAA
- a CDS encoding phosphoglycerate kinase → MNDIISIKELNLSGKSVFIRCDFNVPMDEFLNITDDRRIISALPTIRYCLDQGCKIILASHLGRPKSGFEEKFSLKPVAKRLSFALHQDVIFANDVIGADAQNKVANLKQGEVLMLENLRFEKGETKNYEALAKALSEFAEIYINDAFGVCHRAHSSVEAITKFYDEEHRAAGFLLQKEIDFAERLIKKPARPFVAVVGGSKVSGKLQALKNLLPRVDKLIIGGGMAFTFLKALGENIGNSLLEEELLEEALMVLKKGKELGVKIYLPVDVVAAQTFSADTAVKYVTAQEIPSGWMGLDIGPASIRLFQEAIIDAQTIWWNGPMGVFEMDKFSKGSIKMSHSIAETHATTVVGGGDTADVVARAGNADEMTFISTGGGASLELIEGKELPGVKPLRRVSFE, encoded by the coding sequence GTGAATGATATAATCTCAATAAAAGAGCTAAATTTAAGCGGAAAAAGCGTTTTTATAAGATGTGATTTTAATGTGCCTATGGACGAGTTTTTAAACATTACAGATGATAGGCGTATAATATCTGCTTTGCCTACGATAAGATATTGTCTAGATCAGGGTTGCAAGATCATTTTAGCATCTCATTTAGGTCGTCCTAAGAGCGGTTTTGAAGAGAAATTTTCACTAAAACCAGTGGCAAAAAGGCTAAGTTTTGCACTTCATCAAGATGTGATTTTTGCAAATGATGTCATCGGTGCAGACGCTCAAAATAAGGTTGCAAACCTAAAACAAGGCGAAGTTCTTATGCTTGAAAATTTACGCTTTGAAAAAGGTGAAACTAAAAACTATGAAGCTTTGGCAAAGGCTTTGAGTGAGTTTGCTGAAATTTACATAAATGACGCCTTTGGTGTTTGTCATAGAGCTCACAGCTCGGTTGAGGCGATTACGAAATTTTATGATGAGGAGCATAGGGCGGCTGGATTTTTATTGCAAAAGGAGATTGATTTTGCTGAGCGACTTATTAAAAAGCCCGCCCGCCCGTTTGTTGCAGTTGTAGGTGGTAGTAAGGTAAGCGGTAAGCTACAAGCCCTAAAAAACTTGCTTCCACGCGTAGATAAGCTGATAATCGGCGGAGGTATGGCTTTTACATTTTTAAAGGCTTTGGGCGAAAATATAGGCAACTCTTTGCTTGAAGAGGAGCTACTTGAAGAGGCTTTGATGGTGCTTAAAAAGGGCAAGGAGCTAGGCGTTAAAATTTATTTACCAGTTGATGTTGTAGCGGCTCAGACCTTCTCGGCTGATACGGCGGTCAAATATGTAACGGCACAAGAGATCCCATCTGGCTGGATGGGTTTAGATATAGGACCTGCGTCTATTAGGCTTTTTCAAGAGGCTATCATCGATGCTCAAACTATCTGGTGGAACGGACCTATGGGTGTTTTTGAGATGGATAAATTTAGCAAAGGCAGTATCAAAATGAGCCACTCCATCGCCGAAACTCATGCAACAACAGTAGTTGGTGGTGGAGATACGGCTGATGTGGTTGCAAGGGCTGGAAATGCTGATGAGATGACATTTATATCAACTGGTGGCGGAGCTAGTTTAGAGCTTATAGAGGGCAAAGAGCTACCGGGCGTAAAACCACTTAGAAGGGTAAGCTTTGAATAG
- the ribD gene encoding bifunctional diaminohydroxyphosphoribosylaminopyrimidine deaminase/5-amino-6-(5-phosphoribosylamino)uracil reductase RibD — protein MTDDFYMQLAINEAWKHQLLTYPNPAVGCVVLDKNGKILSISSHKKAGFMHAEPSAILQALCTISSEFASSFLREYQMSFELKSQNITQTLENENLDAKFCYDFILKNHSNLLKGASAYVTLEPCSHHGKTPPCASLIANLGFKRVVIANYDENEIASGGVKILKEAGVEVVCGVLSKLGSELLEPFMAWQSGNFSFFKIALSANGVATGGVISNQASRTHMHALRSVCDMLVISGNTVRIDRPTLDTRLTKDGKSPDILIYSRSKNFDKSIPLFGVKDRSVSISDSLKSAFDRGLVMFEGAQGLLNALPNEVKWVLVYQSSTLKNAQNLISERTFEPLHSVKFDDDTATWYRIR, from the coding sequence ATGACAGATGATTTTTATATGCAACTAGCCATAAATGAGGCTTGGAAGCATCAGCTTTTAACCTATCCAAACCCAGCTGTTGGGTGCGTAGTGCTTGATAAAAATGGTAAAATTTTAAGCATTTCATCACATAAAAAAGCTGGCTTTATGCACGCTGAGCCAAGTGCCATCTTACAAGCACTTTGCACTATTTCTAGTGAGTTTGCAAGCTCATTTTTGCGTGAGTATCAAATGAGCTTTGAGTTAAAAAGCCAAAACATCACTCAAACGCTAGAAAATGAAAACTTAGACGCTAAATTTTGCTACGATTTTATACTTAAAAATCACTCAAATTTATTAAAAGGTGCGAGCGCTTATGTCACGCTTGAGCCTTGCTCACATCACGGCAAAACCCCACCTTGCGCTAGTTTGATAGCAAATTTAGGTTTTAAAAGAGTAGTTATAGCAAACTACGATGAGAATGAGATCGCAAGTGGCGGTGTAAAAATTTTAAAAGAGGCTGGCGTTGAGGTAGTGTGCGGGGTTTTAAGCAAGCTTGGTAGTGAGCTTTTAGAGCCATTTATGGCGTGGCAGAGTGGAAATTTTAGCTTTTTTAAGATAGCTCTTAGTGCAAATGGCGTAGCCACAGGTGGTGTCATATCAAATCAAGCAAGCCGCACCCATATGCACGCGCTGCGCTCGGTTTGCGATATGCTAGTTATCAGTGGCAACACCGTTCGTATAGATCGTCCCACACTTGATACAAGACTTACAAAAGACGGCAAGTCGCCTGACATTCTTATCTACTCGCGCTCGAAAAATTTTGATAAAAGCATACCGCTTTTTGGCGTGAAAGATCGAAGTGTGAGTATAAGCGATAGTCTAAAATCAGCCTTTGATAGAGGGCTTGTGATGTTTGAGGGCGCTCAAGGCTTGCTAAATGCACTACCTAATGAAGTAAAATGGGTGCTAGTGTATCAATCAAGCACGTTAAAAAACGCTCAAAATTTAATATCTGAACGCACATTTGAGCCGCTTCATAGTGTGAAATTTGATGATGACACAGCGACTTGGTATAGGATTAGATAA
- the fabI gene encoding enoyl-ACP reductase FabI, whose protein sequence is MIMNGKKGLIVGVANAKSIAYGIAEACHQQGAKLAFTFLNDALKKRVEPIAQEFGSKFVYELDVNNEAHLASIADKIRGDLGEIDFIVHAVAYAPKEALEGEFINTTKEAFDVAMGTSVYSLLSLTRAVLPVLKEGGAVLTLSYLGGPKFVPHYNVMGVAKAALESSVRYLAHDLGAKNIRVNAISAGPIKTLAASGIGDFRMILRYNEVNSPLKRNVSTEDVGKSAMYLLSDLASGVTGEVHYVDCGYNIMGMADIATDADGNTVLAMDLSK, encoded by the coding sequence ATGATAATGAATGGCAAAAAGGGTCTAATAGTAGGCGTTGCAAACGCTAAATCAATAGCTTATGGTATCGCAGAAGCTTGTCATCAGCAGGGTGCAAAGCTTGCTTTTACATTTTTAAATGATGCGTTAAAAAAGCGTGTGGAGCCCATAGCACAGGAGTTTGGAAGTAAATTTGTATATGAACTTGATGTAAATAACGAAGCACACCTTGCAAGCATAGCTGATAAGATAAGAGGTGATCTGGGCGAGATAGACTTTATCGTGCATGCTGTGGCGTATGCTCCAAAAGAGGCTTTGGAGGGTGAGTTTATAAATACCACAAAAGAGGCTTTTGATGTAGCGATGGGAACTTCTGTTTATTCGCTTCTTTCGCTTACAAGAGCAGTTTTACCTGTGTTAAAAGAGGGTGGGGCGGTTCTTACTTTAAGCTATCTTGGTGGGCCAAAATTTGTGCCGCATTATAATGTAATGGGTGTGGCGAAGGCTGCCTTAGAAAGCTCTGTTCGCTATCTTGCACATGATCTTGGTGCTAAAAATATCCGCGTAAATGCCATCTCTGCTGGACCTATTAAGACTTTGGCGGCTTCTGGAATAGGTGATTTTAGAATGATACTGCGATATAATGAGGTAAATTCTCCACTCAAACGCAATGTAAGTACCGAAGATGTAGGTAAATCGGCTATGTATTTGCTAAGCGATCTTGCTAGCGGTGTGACTGGTGAGGTTCATTATGTGGATTGTGGTTATAATATAATGGGTATGGCTGACATAGCTACTGATGCCGATGGAAACACTGTTTTGGCAATGGATCTAAGTAAGTAA
- the nadD gene encoding nicotinate (nicotinamide) nucleotide adenylyltransferase, with the protein MNIAFFGGSFDPPHLGHDSIVKMALSELDIDKLIIMPTFISPFKSQFSAPPELRLKWVKKLWGELKRVEILDFEIKQERPVPTIQSVKYIYETYDISEFYLIIGADHISSLDKWHDIAKLRELTKIIVAERDHIIIPCEFKKMDIHVNVSSSQIRQELASSQIPEVIKDDVIKFYKGNR; encoded by the coding sequence TTGAATATAGCTTTTTTTGGCGGCAGCTTTGACCCACCACATTTAGGACACGATAGCATAGTAAAGATGGCGCTTAGTGAGCTAGACATCGACAAGCTTATCATTATGCCAACTTTTATAAGCCCATTTAAAAGCCAATTTTCAGCACCACCAGAGCTTAGACTAAAATGGGTAAAAAAACTTTGGGGCGAGCTAAAGCGTGTAGAAATTTTAGACTTTGAGATAAAACAAGAGCGCCCAGTGCCAACTATACAAAGTGTCAAATATATATATGAAACCTATGACATTAGTGAGTTTTACCTCATCATCGGGGCTGATCACATTAGCTCTCTTGATAAGTGGCATGATATAGCAAAACTTAGGGAGCTTACAAAAATCATAGTAGCTGAGCGAGACCACATCATAATACCGTGTGAATTTAAAAAGATGGATATACATGTTAATGTATCAAGTTCACAAATTCGTCAAGAACTTGCAAGCTCTCAAATTCCAGAGGTTATAAAAGATGATGTGATTAAATTTTATAAAGGAAATAGATGA